The Deltaproteobacteria bacterium genome contains a region encoding:
- a CDS encoding citrate synthase, with protein sequence MPEDTLTIIDNRTGKKYTVAIKDGTVRAADLAQIKNDADSPGLMSYDPAFGNTAACRSAITYIDGDRGILRYRGYPIEQLAEKSTFLEVAYLVMNGELPAGAQLKAFTHNITTHTILHENIKQFIDGFHYDAHPMGILVSSVGALSTFYPDAKRIFDDDSRKTQAHRLIAKMPTLAAFAYRHSVGMPYAYPDNDLSYAGNFLNMLFKKTELKYTPNPVIERALDVLFILHADHEQNCSTNAMRCVGSSHADPFSAVAAATAALYGPLHGGANEAVVRMLQEIGGVANIPAYIKRVKAGEVRLMGFGHRIYKNYDPRAKIIKRIADEVLEVTGRNPLLDIAVELERIALADEYFVSRKLYPNVDFYSGIIYQAMSFPTDMFPVLFAIGRTPGWIAQWTEMLLDDEQRIARPRQVYTGHAVRDYVPLERRS encoded by the coding sequence ATGCCTGAAGACACCTTGACGATCATCGATAACCGTACCGGCAAGAAGTACACCGTTGCCATCAAGGACGGCACCGTCCGCGCCGCGGATCTGGCCCAGATCAAGAACGACGCCGACAGCCCCGGACTGATGAGCTACGACCCGGCGTTCGGTAACACCGCCGCCTGCCGCAGCGCGATCACCTACATTGACGGCGACCGCGGCATCCTGCGCTACCGCGGCTACCCGATCGAACAGCTGGCGGAGAAGAGTACCTTCCTCGAGGTTGCTTACCTGGTCATGAATGGCGAGCTACCCGCGGGCGCGCAACTCAAGGCCTTCACGCACAACATCACCACCCACACGATCTTGCACGAGAACATCAAGCAGTTCATCGACGGCTTCCACTACGATGCCCACCCGATGGGTATTCTGGTCAGCTCGGTGGGCGCGCTGTCGACTTTCTACCCCGATGCCAAGCGCATCTTCGACGACGACTCGCGCAAGACCCAGGCTCACCGTCTGATCGCCAAGATGCCGACTCTGGCGGCCTTCGCCTACCGGCATTCGGTGGGCATGCCCTACGCCTATCCCGACAACGACCTCAGCTACGCCGGCAACTTCCTCAACATGCTGTTCAAGAAGACCGAGCTGAAGTACACGCCCAATCCGGTGATCGAGCGCGCGCTCGACGTGCTCTTCATCCTCCACGCCGACCACGAACAGAACTGCTCGACCAACGCGATGCGCTGCGTCGGCAGCTCGCACGCCGATCCGTTCTCGGCCGTGGCCGCCGCCACCGCGGCATTGTACGGCCCGCTGCACGGCGGCGCCAACGAGGCGGTGGTCCGCATGCTGCAAGAGATCGGCGGCGTCGCCAACATTCCGGCCTACATCAAGCGGGTGAAGGCGGGCGAAGTGCGGCTGATGGGCTTCGGCCATCGCATCTACAAGAACTACGACCCCCGCGCCAAGATCATCAAGCGCATTGCCGACGAAGTGCTCGAGGTCACCGGGCGCAATCCGTTGCTCGACATCGCCGTCGAGCTGGAACGGATCGCGCTCGCGGATGAATACTTCGTGTCGCGCAAGCTCTACCCCAACGTCGATTTCTACTCCGGCATCATCTACCAGGCGATGAGCTTCCCGACCGACATGTTCCCGGTGCTGTTCGCGATCGGGCGCACCCCCGGCTGGATTGCGCAATGGACCGAGATGCTGCTCGACGACGAGCAGCGCATCGCCCGCCCGCGCCAGGTTTACACCGGGCACGCCGTGCGCGACTACGTGCCGCTGGAGCGGCGCTCTTAG
- a CDS encoding DUF2442 domain-containing protein, whose protein sequence is MEHRICRVDSFEIVGPYTLRVRFDDATEQTINFEPVLAGEIYQALLDQAVFRQVRIDPEVHTLVWPNGADFDPETLHDWPQHAEQLIELTRRWGVKAA, encoded by the coding sequence ATGGAGCATCGCATTTGTCGCGTCGACTCGTTCGAGATCGTCGGTCCGTACACGCTGCGCGTTCGATTCGACGACGCGACCGAACAGACGATCAACTTCGAGCCGGTCCTCGCTGGTGAGATCTATCAGGCACTCCTTGATCAGGCGGTGTTCAGGCAGGTGCGCATCGATCCCGAGGTCCACACGCTGGTGTGGCCGAATGGTGCCGACTTCGACCCCGAGACGTTGCATGATTGGCCCCAGCATGCGGAGCAGTTGATTGAGCTGACGCGGCGCTGGGGAGTCAAGGCTGCTTAG